A region of Necator americanus strain Aroian chromosome I, whole genome shotgun sequence DNA encodes the following proteins:
- a CDS encoding hypothetical protein (NECATOR_CHRI.G1322.T1), which yields MTSACSPSPTKCNLLLCTLHKCGPKIKHRKKGANQCVNKQATSEQASKSESEPSLLNDPFSLQVFVVAKATHKFT from the exons ATGACATCTGCCTGTAGTCCTTCGCCAACGAAATgcaa CTTGCTACTTTGCACATTACACAAGTGTGGACCGAAGATAAAACATAGGAAAAAGGGAGCAAATCAATGTGTGAACAAACAAGCAACAAGTGAACAAGCAAGTAAAAGTGAAAGTGAGCCATCTCTTCTGAATGATCCGTTCAGTCTTCAAGTTTTTGTAGTCGCCAAAGCAACGCACAAATTCACTTAG
- a CDS encoding hypothetical protein (NECATOR_CHRI.G1323.T1), with translation MYNFAPVYITALAYYLDGFICYLFNIATTRSVPFIRFLINTSEDVPRGRRSGLQVKGIVGSKRHEARTVAQPAALEAARCGAAVGSEVGPSQTAAMGFTEDIILRRMIFVVLISLSAFWTLPLGAESFFFEVHGSVVDVPENERSTSSVEAKFNVDVSSVLNRDDITLRVHELKNSFGIYISSSIFHGYVTATLNRTELISMLKTVPTIALAYVAPVESIPSLPNTSSTLSSAAVQCQGDGVPLPNNTCLCPPYSTGQYCENTNCQNYGINHGSRCACPPGFYSIYCENRGFRPAIENDLDISKRSLVIVFSLADSMQQDFQNFRANLGDMVDGMQGGDEDIATFVFLGFVLTDNNVLTYFIAHGYQLSDLDTIFDWLVFFTPAPQQPFLYEIVQAQLMYSDTRSFSNVLIFTDSGASDATFPSDLFSLNTHEQILISTANTWHNKLTFILTQTSTKPVNTSGDDYDVYRRLAEATHGDIFVIDKGEIPTVMTNVLNTYHKMENLAVRYRFNCTDMKMLTIPRELNSSETIRILLTVDKNERNPSNFDIPYVADLNNMQFSFTSRGAYYGLYNLPSGITEIRVVAATPGLLCSIRAFVTSPKAMLLSHTNNPQMDIGLPIAYKYVPQLATGLPIGFSNVTYVEIRPFDSQTVFPLSIATHGNKRISDSTYSYAFDNLSDCTPGPFIQRVDIYQGANVTTRVLPGYCALPAPPAASRREVVKSEIGVLYGQCTVMNLDAIVDPRQHAFRQIIFAIENSAAMNLAAFNLVRIIDLTVSQMNAANTELQFSLVLYDDKDIRFVSSTYDGDLFVNQFSNAMADVMSSSRTVLTSRSLDVVFKVPEISLLSPTILYLFTSSPPLPLSNYRNSLTKNLQVNVFTIRDDSDELINADLVYYQRVSGGRNLPVTVDGLLRLPPLLTSSIYENSMVTDEAAQDCSTPTTFSINYDEYASKVVVNVVGADVHLPNLVVLTTSTGYRIDVKNMFLDQNTITFSVDPQQYSIFVKPWLLAVTTTSGPCFVQVRVVSSVTVIPGFTTDSASDFPAESPFSLRGADWHAYVVFHTSYSMGSIEVVSIGAANVESPWLDSNGLQLYEVTARDNSSCTYQYYSYVEIPPSTLVKMVISGSTVGSTFRRTYYFEQTYANASTCNHGSLDVNGFGECVCFNGHTGQFCNQPICQNGGTKSMTICVCSAGFYGELCEYQVPRQWDLSTPMISTLGSTSTPQPITKVGKVVCYSLVPLTVLVSTVL, from the exons AATACCTCAGAGGACGTACCTAGAGGACGTAGATCTGGTCTACAAGTTA aaggtatagttggttcaaaacgacatgaagcgcggacagttgcgcaaccggctgcgctcgaagcggcgcggtgcgGTGCAGCAGTTGGAagcgaggtgggaccatcgcaaactgcagcgatg GGATTCACCGAGGATATCATTCTTCGCAGGATGATATTTGTAGTGCTGATATCATTATCAGCATTTTGGACTCTTCCCTTAG GTGCCGAATCGTTCTTCTTTGAAGTGCATGGCAGTGTAGTAGATGTACCCGAAAATGAACGTAGCACCTCATCAGTAGAGGCTAAATTTAACGTTGAT GTCTCTTCTGTGCTTAACAGGGACGACATTACTCTACGTGTTCACGAATTAAA GAACAGTTTTGGCATCTACATTTCGAGTTCTATATTCCACGGCTACGTCACTGCCACTTTGAACCGAACAGAACTAATTTCGATGCTGAAAACTGTCCCAACAATCGCCCTGGCCTACGTAGCTCCAGTAG AATCGATTCCTTCGTTACCTAATACATCGTCTACGCTGTCGTCCGCTGCCGTTCAGTGTCAAGGAGATGGCGTACCCTTACCGAACAACACGTGTCTTTGTCCACCATATTCTACAGGACAATACTGTGAGAATACTAA CTGTCAAAACTATGGTATTAATCATGGAAGCCGATGTGCATGCCCACCTGGTTTCTACTCAATATACTGCGAGAACC GAGGGTTTCGTCCTGCCATCGAAAATGATCTCGACATATCGAAACGGTCATTGGTGATTGTGTTTTCACTTGCCGATTCCATGCAACaagatttccagaattttcgtgCGAATCTGGGTGATATGGTAGATGGCATGCAAGGTGGTGATGAAGATATCGCCACCTTCGTTTTCCTTGGATTTGTACTAACAG ATAATAACGTTTTGACGTACTTCATCGCCCATGGATATCAACTGTCGGATCTGGATACGATTTTCGACTGGCTTGTTTTCTTCACTCCAGCACCACAACAACCATTTCTTTACGAAATCGTGCAAGCCCAGCTGAT GTATTCTGACACTCGCAGCTTCTCCAATGTGCTTATTTTTACGGACTCTGGAGCCAGTGATGCTACATTTCCTAGTGATCTCTTCTCTTTGAATACGCATGAGCAAATACTGATTTCGACTGCAAACACTTGGCACAACAAG CTAACCTTCATTCTAACGCAAACATCCACGAAACCTGTTAATACATCCGGTGACGACTACGACGTTTACAGACGTCTGGCAGAAGCTACACATGGTGACATATTTGTGATTGATAAGGGGGAAATACCAACA gTTATGACAAACGTTTTGAACACTTACCATAAGATGGAGAATCTCGCCGTTCGTTACAGATTTAACTGTACCGATATGAAGATGTTAACTATTCCAAGGGAACTCAATTCATCAGAGACGATCAGGATTCTACTCACAGTTGATAAGAATGAAC GTAATCCGTCGAACTTCGACATTCCTTATGTTGCGGATTTGAACAATATGCAATTTTCCTTCACCTCAAGAGGGGCATATTATGGG CTCTATAATCTTCCAAGTGGGATTACGGAGATCCGCGTAGTAGCAGCAACACCAGGATTGCTTTGCTCGATCCGAGCATTTGTGACCTCACCCAAAGCGATGCTACTCAGTCATACAAATAATCCGCAAATGGACATTGGACTTCCTATAGCATACAAAT ATGTTCCGCAGTTGGCGACTGGTCTGCCTATAGGCTTTTCCAACGTCACATACGTGGAGATCCGACCGTTCGACTCGCAAACGGTATTTCCCCTCTCTATTGCGACGCACGGGAATAAGAGAATAAGTGACTCCACCTATTCTTATGCATTTGACAATCTTTCTGACTGTACTCCTGGTCCTTTTAT CCAGCGTGTGGATATATATCAGGGAGCTAATGTTACCACTCGCGTCCTACCAGGATATTGCGCTTTACCTG CACCACCAGCTGCATCAAGGAGAGAAGTAGTAAAATCTGAGATCGGTGTTCTTT ATGGCCAATGCACTGTGATGAATTTGGACGCTATTGTGGATCCCAGACAGCATGCATTCAGACAG ATAATTTTCGCCATTGAAAATAGTGCTGCAATGAACCTAGCTGCTTTCAATCTGGTCCGAATCATTGATCTTACTGTAAGTCAGATGAATGCAGCGAACACGGAGCTGCAGTTTTCGTTAGTATTATATGACGACAAAG ACATCAGGTTTGTTTCGAGTACTTATGATGGTGACCTTTTCGTGAATCAGTTCTCAAACGCAATGGCAGATGTTATGAGTAGCAGCCGTACCGTACTTACGAGTCGGTCTTTGGATGTGGTTTTCAAG GTACCCgagatttctttgctttcacCGAcgattttatatttgtttacatCTTCCCCGCCGTTGCCTTTAAGTAACTACAGGAATTCACTTACCAAAAATCTACAG GTGAATGTATTTACGATAAGAGATGACTCTGACGAACTCATTAATGCTGATCTCGTCTACTACCAACGCGTATCTGGAGGGAGAAACTTACCTGTTACTGTTGATGGATTGCTTCGG CTTCCACCTCTTCTCACTTCCTCCATTTACGAAAATTCTATGGTTACGGATGAAGCAGCGCAA GACTGTTCGACGCCCACCACGTTCAGCATAAATTACGACGAGTACGCCAGTAAGGTGGTGGTAAACGTTGTTGGTGCAGATGTCCATTTACCAAACTTGGTGGTACTCACCACTTCAACTG GTTATCGTATCGATgttaaaaatatgtttttggaCCAGAACACAATTACGTTCTCTGTAG ACCCGCAACAATATTCGATTTTCGTGAAACCATGGCTGCTAGCCGTGACAACCACATCAGGACCGTGTTTCGTTCAG GTGCGAGTTGTGTCCTCTGTCACAGTAATTCCAGGATTCACCACCGATTCAGCCAGCGATTTCCCTGCAGAATCTCCATTTTCTTTGAGAG GTGCGGATTGGCATGCATATGTAGTTTTTCACACTTCCTACAGTATGGGGAGTATTGAGGTAGTCAGTATTGGTGCAGCCAACGTTGAAAGCCCTTGGCTGGATTCTAATGGTCTTCAACTTTATGAAGTGACGGCGAGAGATAACAGCTCTTGTACGTATCAGTATTATTCGTATGTAGAG ATTCCTCCGTCTACCCTCGTAAAGATGGTGATCTCTGGATCAACGGTAGGGTCCACCTTCCGAAGAACATATTACTTCGAACAAACATACGCTAACG cATCTACTTGCAACCACGGATCTCTCGACGTGAACGGCTTCGGGGAGTGCGTTTGTTTCAATGGACATACAGGCCAATTCTGTAATCAGCCCATCTGCCAAAACGGTGGCACAAAGTCCATGACGATTTGCGTGTGTTCCGCGGGATTTTACGGAGAGCTCTGTGAATATC AAGTTCCACGGCAATGGGATTTATCTACACCCATGATCTCTACACTGGGATCAACTTCAACTCCTCAGCCAATCACTAAAGTTGGCAAAGTTGTTTGCTACTCTTTAGTTCCGCTTACTGTATTGGTCTCAACTGTTTTGTGA